From the Rhizobium sp. NZLR1 genome, the window TCACGCTCTTCATCCTGAGATCGGCCTGCACGTCATCGCAATCCTCTTCGCCCAATATGGCAAGCGCTGCGTCGATACGCTGAAACACCTCCACTTTAGTCAATTTGCTCATCGTCGTTGCTCCGTGTCATTTGAAGCAAAATATTGTGGCAAAGCGGCAAATGTCATCGTCTTGAACGCGAATATACCTACTTTTCAACGTTATCCCCACTATCCCCGACTGTAGCACCTTCGCGATGGGGAGGACGGTTCAGAATGTTATAGTCTTATCGCGCTTTGAGGCCGAGACGTTTGTCCGCCTTCGGTCCCGAGCGGTCATTGCCGCAATCTTTTCATTTAACAGTGCCAGCGGTCACGGCGGCAAGAATGAGGTTGCGGACAGCGTTGAGGTCGCTGGCAACGCCGGTGCATAGAGAGTAAATTTCCGGCGTTGGGCTAAGAAGGTCGGGGACCATAAAGGTCATCATTCCGGCTGCTCAGGCAGAGCGAACACCATTGAAGGAATCTTCTAACGCGAGGCATAGGGCGGGATTTACTCCAAGTCTCTTCGTCGCAATTAGGAACGGATCAGGCGAGGGCTTACTTGCGCGTAGTCCCCGTGTACATGCTGGGCTTCGCGGAGCAGTCGGACGATGCTTTGCCCGCGGGGTCACACACAGTTCGCCACAAGTGCGCCTATTCGCACCACATCCGATAACCCGCGCCCAGCGCTGGGTATTCGCTATTGGGAATTCAATGCCGTCTCTGTCGTCTTTAACCGTATGAACAGAGTTGGTGGTTGCGTCCGAAGAGCCCGCCGGTCGACGACGGCCACGGCGGCGCGCTGTTGGTGAGAAATCCTCCGGGGCCAAGGCCAGGTACCCAAAAACTCCGAATTTTCAGTATCTTGACGTGGTTAGTCGCAACTAACAGCGGTTCACCGGAACAGCACTTCAGAATAGAGAACCCGTCCATTAAAAAGAGACGCCCTTATGCGGATTTTGTCCTCATACGTCGGATTGAAATTGCCCCGCACGCGCTATAATAAGGCACGTCTCGCCCTGCACAGGTGGCATTATCTGCCGTAGTCGTGGATCGCCATCGCCATCAGCTAATATTCCCGACTTTTCAAATGCTTAGGCCGGTTAGTCGCAACTAACACGAATTACACCGCATGCAGGGCCTTCTCGCCGTTGTTACGAAGTAATGCCATGACAACCGGGCCGAGAGAAAACTCACCCCTCCCCGCTCGCCGCGTCAGGTCCCGCAGATAACCGCCTGGCGAATTGATCAGACTTGCGCGCTCAAGAATACAACCAACGGCGACCGCTGCGTTTTCCGGTCCCATGACCTCGCAGGCATCTTGATAGGCGGACGGGCTGATCCCCAGCATTGATCTGACCACTACGGCGGCCGACATGAGGTCTCGCCAGCTTCCCACTGCTCCGCTGGGCCCGTAGTCGGCCATCTGCTGGCAGGCCTTCAGCACAATACCAAGCGGGAAAGCTTTTAGCGGTTCAACACCTGCCCTGCCGGACTTGCTCGGCTTTGCGCCCTGCTCTTTTTCAGAGCTAGGTTCAAGTTCATTGAAGGATTCGGGATTTGAATTCTGTATGTGCTGCTCAATATGAGCAGCATTGGTGCTGCTAAAATGTGAATTCGACTGATTATCCAATTGATTAAGGACCTCTTCGCGAAGGATCTCCATCTCGTCGAGAATATCTGTTACGTCTGTCATGGTTGGAGAGCGCGGAATGCGGCCGACAAGCTCTACGTACATTGCTTCAACAGCGGCCCAGTTGCCGTCGGCGCCCTCCTCCATTGCCGCCGAAATAAGCTTTCGAACGTCCCTGCGGCAAATAGTCAGGTTCTCCTTGGCTTTCCTGAAGGCCGAACGCGCCGCGACGACTTTCTGCGCGACGAGGGCCAACTCTTCCGATCGGGCAAGGATTGGCGACAGGTCGAACCCGAACGCGTTCTCGATCTCGCCAGCGCCATTCTTCCGAGCGTAACGTTTGCCGTTGGCGCTGTCTTTCCGGACGATCAGTCCGCATTCCACGAGCAATGCAAGATGGCGACGAAGTGTCGCCCCGGCCATGCCGTGGGCGCGAAGAATCAATTGTGCGTTTGAAGGAAACACGACCAACTGTGCGTCCTGGCGCAATTCGTTTTCCGGGTAGAAACTCAGCAGCGCGTCAAGAACAGCGAGGCTGTTGGACTGCAGACCAAGCTCTTCCCGTGCTTCGGAAGCGTCCCGGAAAACCTTCCACTTCTCGACCGATTTGCCGGCCTTAATCTCGTTTGTGGCAAGCTGCCGCTTCACAAGAGCGAGCGTCATCGGCCGCCGCCCAAAGGGCGTCGTCACACTTCCAGTCTGCATCGTCTTTCACCTTTCAAAAGGCAAAAGAAATCGGCTCACCAAATCGGCGCCAAGACTCTTGACGAATATTCGTGGAAGTGCGATTCTCAGGGTGCTTAGATCTGAAAGAGGTTTCCACGACGGCGACGTTTTGGGGGCCTTTTTCTTTTTCCGCTTAATCTCCGTTGTTCAACTGGTCTGTAGCGCCGCTCTTGGAGCGATGCTCCTCAAAAAGTGCGGGCAATCGTTCAAGGACGAAGGTTGCGAAATCAGGCATCTCGCGTCGATCGATCGAGAGGTCCAACTTTGTTTTGCTCTTCGTCACCTGCGCCAGACGCACGCCCGCGGGCGTCGTCAAAAGGTCTGGAAGGCCTCGCTTTGCTAGTGCCGGTTTAAGGTGGGCGACAAGCGACTTGAACCGGTCGGGTGAGGGCAGGGCTTTCGCCTCCGCCGATCGCAAGAAGGTCGAGGCCTGCTCAAGGTCACTGTCGCGCCCCACAAGATCGGCGAGACCCACCCAACTTTTCAGCCCGATCCCGGGCGCCGAGCCGATGGCATCGATAATATCCGTGGGAATGCGGGCCACGACCGACAGCATGTTCGACAGATCGCTTTTGTAAATGGACAAAGCCGCCATCACGACATCTCTCGAAAATTGCTCGTTCAGCCGAGAGGCGAAGCGGGCCTTTTCGATGAATGTGAGGTCTTGGCGCTCATTATTTTCCTGGCCCTGGGCAATAACGAGTTGCTCGTCGGTCAAGTCCCTGACGATCGCCCTGACGGGACGGTTTAGTTCCGTGACCGCACGCAGTCGACGGTGTCCGAATGCGACTTGGTACCGCCCCGGCGTTTCCGGATGCGGGCGCACGAGGATTGGTATCTGCTGGCCTTGTTCACGGATTGCTTCAACAAGGCCATCAATTTCGCCCGGCATACGGTCCTGAACGAAAGACGGATCGATCGTATCGGTGTCGAGCTCGATGATGGTTTGGCCTTCAGCCAGGCGCCTTTCAATTTCTTCGGCACGCTCAAAACGCGCCTTGCCCTCTGCGAAAGCGCCTCCAACCTGGCTGGTGAGACGAGACGATGCCGGCGTTGCCCCTTCGGTTGGGGCTGTGCCGAGCAGTGGGAGAATGCTTCGGCTCTTAACTGGTCTTTCAACCGGCGCTGCGACGGCACCTGATGGTATCGGGGCCCGGAGGATATCCTTCCTGCTCATGGTTTTCTTCCCCATGCTTTCTTGATCAGCGATTCGATCTCATCGTTGACGTTGTTCATCGCCTCCAACGCGCGATCGTAGGTGGCGCGGGTGAATTGGCCTCTTTCAACTTCGAAAAGGGTCTGGTTCGTCAGTCCCGCATCCGAGACGGCCGTCGTCTTCAGCATCGGGAAATTCAGGACATTTTCCCCGAAAATAGCCCGCAAATAGCCGACCATCTGGTTCTGTGGCCCGTCACTCGGCTCGAAACGCGTCACGAGATAGCGCATCCAGTTATAATCGAAGCGCGCGCCGTGGGAGGAGATCTCCCGAAGCAGGTCCGAGGTCATCGACAAGAACTGGTTCATCGACATCACGTCGAGCATCTGTGGATGCACGGTGATCAAAACAGACGTTGCCGCGGTCAGGGCTGATAGCGTGAGATAGCCGAGCTGCGGCGGGCAATCGATCACGACGACGTCGTAATTCGGCGCCACCTGGTCGAGCACTTCGCTGATCCGGTGGAAGAACATCGTATCGCCGACCTTCCGCTTCATCAGCGCGCGCGGCGTATCGTGTTCGAACTCCATCAGCTCGAGATTGCCTGGGATCAGATGAAGATCGGGAATATAGGTGGCGCGGACGATTTCGCCCATTGGACGGGCGTCGTCGTAGCGTATCGCACCGTAGAGCGTCTCGTTTGCACCGACATCTGTCTCGGGTTGGTTGCCAAAGAGAGTCGACAGGCTAGCCTGGGGGTCAAGATCGATGGCGAGTACGCGGTAGCCTCGCAGAGCAAGATATTGAGCGAGGTGAGCGGCAGTTGTCGTCTTTCCGGAACCGCCTTTGAAATTCATGACCGAGATAACCTGCAACGCTTCATCGTCGCGACGGTGTGGGAGATAGCGGCGATTGCCACGGCCCACCTGGTCGAGATGCTTGCGGATCTTGTGCATGTCCTCGACAGAATATGACCGGCGGCCGGTCGGACTGGTGCTGACCTCAAGACCCTCTAGCTCGTTTGCGAGCTGACGGAGATATACTTCTTTCACGCCG encodes:
- the repA gene encoding plasmid partitioning protein RepA, with the translated sequence MPKIAAQLPPKEEDLMGLIERHSRSLSAQLQEHQLATFPPTAEKGIRTFQPAEAAKLVGVKEVYLRQLANELEGLEVSTSPTGRRSYSVEDMHKIRKHLDQVGRGNRRYLPHRRDDEALQVISVMNFKGGSGKTTTAAHLAQYLALRGYRVLAIDLDPQASLSTLFGNQPETDVGANETLYGAIRYDDARPMGEIVRATYIPDLHLIPGNLELMEFEHDTPRALMKRKVGDTMFFHRISEVLDQVAPNYDVVVIDCPPQLGYLTLSALTAATSVLITVHPQMLDVMSMNQFLSMTSDLLREISSHGARFDYNWMRYLVTRFEPSDGPQNQMVGYLRAIFGENVLNFPMLKTTAVSDAGLTNQTLFEVERGQFTRATYDRALEAMNNVNDEIESLIKKAWGRKP
- the repB gene encoding plasmid partitioning protein RepB, yielding MSRKDILRAPIPSGAVAAPVERPVKSRSILPLLGTAPTEGATPASSRLTSQVGGAFAEGKARFERAEEIERRLAEGQTIIELDTDTIDPSFVQDRMPGEIDGLVEAIREQGQQIPILVRPHPETPGRYQVAFGHRRLRAVTELNRPVRAIVRDLTDEQLVIAQGQENNERQDLTFIEKARFASRLNEQFSRDVVMAALSIYKSDLSNMLSVVARIPTDIIDAIGSAPGIGLKSWVGLADLVGRDSDLEQASTFLRSAEAKALPSPDRFKSLVAHLKPALAKRGLPDLLTTPAGVRLAQVTKSKTKLDLSIDRREMPDFATFVLERLPALFEEHRSKSGATDQLNNGD
- the repC gene encoding plasmid replication protein RepC produces the protein MQTGSVTTPFGRRPMTLALVKRQLATNEIKAGKSVEKWKVFRDASEAREELGLQSNSLAVLDALLSFYPENELRQDAQLVVFPSNAQLILRAHGMAGATLRRHLALLVECGLIVRKDSANGKRYARKNGAGEIENAFGFDLSPILARSEELALVAQKVVAARSAFRKAKENLTICRRDVRKLISAAMEEGADGNWAAVEAMYVELVGRIPRSPTMTDVTDILDEMEILREEVLNQLDNQSNSHFSSTNAAHIEQHIQNSNPESFNELEPSSEKEQGAKPSKSGRAGVEPLKAFPLGIVLKACQQMADYGPSGAVGSWRDLMSAAVVVRSMLGISPSAYQDACEVMGPENAAVAVGCILERASLINSPGGYLRDLTRRAGRGEFSLGPVVMALLRNNGEKALHAV